From Methylopila sp. M107, a single genomic window includes:
- a CDS encoding DotA/TraY family protein has protein sequence MTPGDLLALPADTDVAWRVVTTILPMAGDTTGFAVVARVISATLTLLAACYLGYAILSAIVRAARTGTVLAEQTSGAMGIMRVVIGFGLLVPVAGGLSSVHYLLRDGVVRPGINMANAAAVAAAEHVLKDGHPLSPVSTGGRALAWQVVESEACLAALKAAMTNMAQTATTSPPSPSGQPVTVPARSSWWPGGPSTPARTTGYAWDWGRACGSVTLGAADGLTGFGEARRQSVATLVGEVRGLGFQEQLATAVQHVSAGGLPSGGPELQAILQQSGALLRDLSGTVQRVGDAYDRAISQAAATAAKSSAGTATLREEVVRDIGERGFVALGSYYRILGHAGLATSEAAGERAERVSPDPAAWDSVAGPVSAALRLVQSQYQREAAATVLASGVVADASADERGMLGRALSSLTEPVHAFLTGYSGRRTDPVGDLMNLGNRAMVGAQAAFAVAVAAYTASSLALGAGGGLLDFLSVAVWPAIGAFWLGGAILTYVLPLLPFLFLFFAFAAWVMEVLTASIAVLVWAFAHVRMDEPDFVGHAQKHGYAALLISVFLRPAVTVAAFIAAHMTNTVLLNVFLSSYNLAFQSAQVGFSLGVTGLVVSFGVLVYVQWQLVLWSYKMILTAPERVGQWLGFSVSSWGEGEAGTTVVAAATGAGRHVRAPVPKAPKDSSKDSDGVGASGGVPLRATGG, from the coding sequence ATGACTCCCGGCGATCTTCTGGCGCTCCCGGCCGACACCGACGTCGCGTGGCGCGTGGTGACGACGATCCTTCCGATGGCGGGCGACACCACAGGATTCGCGGTCGTGGCCCGCGTCATCTCCGCGACGCTGACGCTGCTCGCGGCGTGCTACCTCGGCTATGCGATCCTGAGCGCGATCGTCCGGGCAGCGCGGACCGGGACGGTGCTGGCGGAGCAGACCTCGGGCGCGATGGGGATCATGCGCGTCGTCATCGGATTCGGGCTGCTGGTCCCGGTCGCAGGCGGCCTGTCCTCGGTTCATTACCTGCTGCGCGACGGCGTCGTGCGGCCGGGGATCAACATGGCGAACGCCGCGGCCGTCGCAGCGGCCGAGCACGTCCTGAAGGATGGCCATCCGCTCTCGCCGGTCTCGACGGGAGGCCGGGCGCTCGCCTGGCAGGTGGTGGAATCCGAGGCGTGCCTCGCGGCGCTGAAGGCCGCGATGACGAACATGGCGCAGACGGCGACGACATCGCCGCCGTCGCCGTCCGGGCAGCCCGTCACGGTGCCGGCGCGGTCGAGCTGGTGGCCGGGCGGCCCCAGCACGCCAGCCCGGACGACGGGCTACGCGTGGGACTGGGGCCGGGCGTGCGGGTCGGTGACGCTCGGCGCTGCGGACGGGCTCACGGGATTCGGCGAGGCCCGGCGGCAGTCGGTCGCGACACTCGTCGGGGAGGTCCGGGGGCTCGGGTTTCAGGAGCAGCTTGCGACCGCCGTCCAGCACGTCTCGGCCGGCGGCCTGCCCTCGGGCGGTCCCGAGCTCCAGGCGATCCTCCAGCAGTCGGGCGCGCTGCTCCGCGACCTCTCGGGCACCGTCCAGCGGGTCGGCGACGCCTACGACAGGGCGATCTCGCAGGCCGCCGCGACGGCGGCCAAAAGCTCCGCCGGGACGGCGACGCTGCGCGAAGAGGTCGTGCGCGACATCGGCGAGCGGGGGTTCGTTGCGCTGGGCTCGTACTACCGGATTCTTGGCCACGCGGGACTCGCAACCTCCGAAGCCGCGGGGGAACGCGCGGAGCGGGTGTCCCCGGACCCGGCGGCTTGGGACTCGGTCGCCGGGCCTGTCAGCGCCGCGCTGCGCCTCGTCCAGTCGCAGTACCAGCGCGAGGCGGCCGCCACCGTTCTCGCCTCGGGCGTGGTGGCCGACGCCTCGGCCGACGAGCGCGGCATGCTCGGACGGGCGCTGTCGAGCCTGACCGAGCCCGTGCACGCCTTCCTGACGGGGTACTCGGGCCGGAGGACGGACCCGGTCGGTGACCTGATGAACCTGGGCAACCGCGCGATGGTCGGCGCCCAGGCGGCGTTCGCCGTCGCGGTGGCGGCGTACACGGCGAGCAGCCTGGCGCTCGGCGCCGGCGGCGGGCTTCTGGACTTCCTCTCGGTCGCCGTCTGGCCCGCCATCGGGGCGTTCTGGCTCGGCGGCGCCATCCTCACCTACGTGTTGCCGCTGCTGCCGTTCCTGTTTCTATTTTTTGCCTTCGCGGCGTGGGTGATGGAGGTGCTGACGGCCTCGATCGCCGTGCTGGTCTGGGCGTTCGCCCATGTCCGCATGGACGAGCCGGATTTCGTCGGACACGCGCAGAAGCACGGATACGCCGCCCTGCTGATCTCGGTGTTCCTGCGCCCGGCCGTCACCGTGGCCGCGTTCATCGCCGCGCACATGACGAACACCGTCCTGCTCAACGTCTTCCTGTCGAGCTACAACCTCGCGTTCCAGAGCGCACAGGTCGGGTTCTCCCTCGGCGTGACGGGGCTCGTCGTCTCGTTCGGCGTGCTCGTTTATGTCCAGTGGCAGCTCGTGCTCTGGAGCTACAAGATGATCCTGACCGCGCCGGAACGCGTCGGGCAGTGGCTGGGCTTCTCGGTGTCGAGCTGGGGCGAGGGCGAGGCGGGGACCACGGTCGTCGCCGCGGCCACCGGCGCCGGGCGCCATGTCCGGGCGCCGGTCCCGAAGGCGCCGAAGGATTCGAGCAAGGACTCGGACGGGGTTGGGGCGTCGGGCGGCGTCCCGCTCCGGGCGACGGGGGGCTAG